From Cellulosimicrobium sp. ES-005, one genomic window encodes:
- a CDS encoding alpha/beta hydrolase, with protein sequence MTAGTTATPASARHDVTAATHTYATLDVPVAGGRLRVGVWDPVGPPAPGPGARPDGGARPAHDAVPTVLAVHGITASHRAWPAVVAALPGVRVVAPDLRGRGRSNTLPGPYGMGAHADDLAAVLDALGVESVVALGHSMGAFVSVVLAHRHPGRVSRLVLVDGGIPLPPPAGLPPDADHDEVLRALLGPAVERLERTFADREEYRGFWRAHPAFASAWDEPWADVVAGYVDYDLVGEAPALRPASSGAAVSADSLELYEGGPLAEALAGDHPLDVPLVLLRAPRGLLDEPEALYSPEHLAAWRARLPGLRTRDVAGINHYTIIMSPPGVEAVAGETLQALAAVTSDGPGPASDEEVTA encoded by the coding sequence GTGACCGCGGGCACGACGGCGACCCCCGCGTCCGCACGGCACGACGTCACCGCCGCGACCCACACCTACGCGACGCTCGACGTCCCCGTCGCGGGCGGGCGGCTGCGCGTCGGCGTGTGGGACCCGGTCGGCCCGCCCGCACCCGGGCCCGGCGCCCGGCCCGACGGCGGCGCGCGCCCCGCGCACGACGCCGTCCCGACCGTCCTCGCCGTGCACGGCATCACGGCGTCGCACCGCGCGTGGCCGGCCGTCGTCGCGGCACTGCCGGGCGTGCGCGTCGTCGCGCCCGACCTACGGGGGCGCGGCCGCAGCAACACCCTGCCCGGCCCGTACGGCATGGGCGCGCACGCCGACGACCTCGCTGCCGTGCTCGACGCGCTGGGGGTCGAGAGCGTCGTCGCGCTCGGGCACTCGATGGGCGCGTTCGTGTCGGTCGTGCTCGCGCACCGCCACCCCGGCCGCGTCTCGCGGCTCGTGCTCGTCGACGGCGGGATCCCGCTCCCACCGCCCGCGGGCCTGCCCCCGGACGCCGATCACGACGAGGTCCTGCGCGCGCTGCTCGGGCCGGCCGTCGAGCGGCTCGAGCGGACCTTCGCCGACCGCGAGGAGTACCGCGGCTTCTGGCGCGCGCACCCCGCCTTCGCGAGCGCGTGGGACGAGCCGTGGGCCGACGTCGTGGCGGGGTACGTCGACTACGACCTCGTCGGCGAGGCGCCCGCGCTGCGTCCGGCGTCGTCGGGCGCGGCGGTCTCCGCCGACTCGCTCGAGCTCTACGAGGGCGGCCCGCTCGCCGAGGCGCTCGCGGGCGACCACCCGCTCGACGTGCCCCTCGTGCTGCTGCGCGCGCCGCGCGGGCTGCTCGACGAGCCCGAGGCCCTCTACTCCCCCGAGCACCTCGCCGCGTGGCGCGCGCGGCTGCCGGGGCTGCGCACCCGCGACGTAGCGGGTATCAATCACTACACGATCATCATGAGCCCGCCCGGCGTCGAGGCCGTCGCGGGCGAGACCCTGCAGGCCCTGGCCGCCGTCACGAGCGACGGACCCGGACCGGCGAGTGACGAGGAGGTCACGGCATGA
- a CDS encoding 3-hydroxybutyrate dehydrogenase codes for MAPTLAGRRALVTGGASGIGAACARELAARGAHVTVADVDPDGAQRLADELGGEAWVVDLADTRALDDLSLDVDVLVNNAGVQRVSPIEEFRPDDFRLLHAIMLEAPFLLVRAALPGMYARGFGRVVNVSSVHGLVASPFKSAYVSAKHGLEGLSKVTALEGGPHGVTSVCVNPGYVRTPLVEKQIADQARMHGVPESEVLATVLLAESAVKRLVEPEEVASLVGWLTGPDASMVSGASWTIDGGWSAR; via the coding sequence GAGCTCGCCGCGCGCGGCGCGCACGTGACCGTCGCCGACGTCGACCCCGACGGCGCGCAGCGCCTCGCGGACGAGCTCGGCGGCGAGGCGTGGGTCGTCGACCTCGCCGACACGCGCGCGCTCGACGACCTCTCGCTCGACGTCGACGTCCTCGTCAACAACGCGGGCGTCCAGCGCGTGAGCCCCATCGAGGAGTTCCGCCCCGACGACTTCCGCCTGCTGCACGCGATCATGCTCGAGGCGCCGTTCCTGCTGGTCCGGGCCGCGCTCCCGGGGATGTACGCGCGCGGGTTCGGGCGCGTCGTCAACGTGTCGTCGGTGCACGGCCTCGTGGCGTCGCCGTTCAAGTCGGCGTACGTGTCCGCGAAGCACGGTCTGGAGGGCCTGTCCAAGGTGACGGCCCTCGAGGGCGGCCCGCACGGGGTGACGAGCGTGTGCGTCAACCCCGGCTACGTCCGCACGCCGCTCGTGGAGAAGCAGATCGCGGACCAGGCGCGCATGCACGGCGTCCCCGAGTCCGAGGTGCTCGCGACCGTGCTCCTCGCCGAGTCCGCGGTGAAGCGGCTCGTCGAGCCGGAGGAGGTCGCGTCGCTCGTCGGCTGGCTCACCGGACCCGACGCGTCGATGGTCTCGGGCGCGTCGTGGACGATCGACGGCGGCTGGAGCGCCCGGTGA